The sequence below is a genomic window from Rhizobium sp. NXC14.
CAGCGGCAAGATGCTCCTCCGGATGGGCAAGCAGCACCGCATCCTCGCTCGCCTGCGGCGCCTGCCGGCGCTCCAGCCGTTCGAAATTCGGATGCTCCAGCGCGACGTTGATGGCGCGGATCCGGTCCGACCGCTCGGGGTGTCCGGCGGGCGTCACATGTTCCAGGAAGATCGGGTGTTCGTAAAGACGGGTGCTCATGGAGACACTCTATCGGCCGCTTCTATCATGTTCCACAGCAGATGGGGCATCGCCCGCCGATTTCAACAAGTGCTCCCGCGGCGCTTGCCCACGCTCGGGGACGCGAACCGTTGCTCGCAATATTTGCTCCGATCGCATCGTCATACCCGCGGCGCGCCTTCGAGAACCTGCAAGCCAGGCTCTAACGCTTTGAATCAAATCTGTTTCGATCCAATGAATTATGCAGTAATGTCGGTTTGGGGGAATGTTGTAAGGCAGTATTGTTGATGAGTGAGTCAAAGCGTCCTGGGGTGACGGAAATACGCGTGCCGTTTCGCGATGTCGATATGAACGGCAAGATGTTCCTGGCTTCCTATATTTCTTACGCTGAATCCGTCATTGCGAGCTTCTGGTCGGCACGGCCCGATGTAGACGACGAACCGCTCTATAGCGCCAGCAAGATCTCCTGCATGCTTCACCGCCCGCTGCACCATGACGAGCCGGCAATCTTCACCGCCGCCATCGACAAGATCGGGGTGCGCTCCATCGGCTTTTTGGTTTCGATCGACACGGGGGAGGAGCGCGCCGCCGAGGTCGAGATCATCTGGCAGGCCCGCAACAGAGAGGACGAGCAGCCGGCCTCCCTGCCGGAGGAAACGCGCGACTGGCTGTATGGGTTTTTGGATTAGGGGCGTTGCGGCAGGTAGCGATGAAGGACGAGCGAGAGACCGGTCGGTGGGACGCCGACGACGTCGTGACGTTCATGTATGGAACACAGAGCCGCGCAGCTTCTGGCGCTGCGGCATTTTTGGAAAGCACTTCTCTCGGCCTGGCGCAATAAGAAAAACACTTTCTTTTCCCCGCATCGTGGAGATGAACCTCAAGAGTAAGAGCCCGGTGCTTCGGTTTTTACGCAGATGGTTTTCTTGATCTCCGCGATGCGGCTCGGCTTTCCGCCGGCTGAAATTTGGGGCTCTCGTCACCTCGACGCCATGCTGGCCACCAGATCGCTGAACCTCTCGCCCTGAATGCCGACATGCGTTCGCAGCAGGCGGCGGGCGGCATCTCCATCTCCGGCAAAGATCGCGTCGACGATGGCGCAATGTTCCGAGAAGGAGGTCGACAGGCGATTGCGCACGCGCAGCTGGAGGCGGCGGTACGGCCGCAGGCGTCGATGCAGTTGCTGGCATTGCTCCTCAAGGAAATCGCTGCGGCTTGCCGCGTAGATCGCCTTATGGAATTCCTCATTG
It includes:
- a CDS encoding thioesterase family protein, giving the protein MSESKRPGVTEIRVPFRDVDMNGKMFLASYISYAESVIASFWSARPDVDDEPLYSASKISCMLHRPLHHDEPAIFTAAIDKIGVRSIGFLVSIDTGEERAAEVEIIWQARNREDEQPASLPEETRDWLYGFLD